GATCAATGACAGGACTCTGTTTTCTTCCACAAAACCTATATTTATTCTTTCTCTGTCTGAATTATTacttgcacaaaaaaaaatttactctCTCCTGTTTTTGGATTTGATGTATTCATGTATATTATATGAATTTTAAACaacatataaaattatattttctatCCATCATTGTGAATtgtatgaaaaatatataaacttatTCTGTAAAATGAATACCAAATACCACACTACAATTAATATGAAATGTCCTGAAAAATAACTCTACTAACAACTATAGTTTCCATGGTTCAGTTTTGTAAATGTTTCTGGATTATGtttctgtgtaaaaataaattaaaggcctctacattttgaaatattaatataGGTCCATTCTTTATAAACCATTTTATGATAGATGCATCACTGTAAGTTAAGTCAGAATTTAACGAACTTCTACTTATCTGGTACACTTctacaaatgtaatttcatataatataaaatgtatgcagttgaaatgatttataaacagaataaaatcatttttacatttcataacAAATGTTTAGAAAGTGAAATGTAGACACCACGCAGTCTGActacaaatgaattaaaattcacTCGTGAATCAATGCAATCACAGTAAAttcaaatgagaaaatatttataataaactaaaataaagcaGTAAAGTCACTCATTTTAAAACTGCATTAGCAAATACTGTCTTTCTATTAAATGGATGgatttcaaataaaatctttCTCAAACATCACAAATTGAAAGGTTCTACCTGTTCATATCTGCTCTCCCGCTGAGTAATTAAAGATCTGAAGAACAAAGGCAAGACTCCAAGTATAGATCAAACTATAGCCCCTTGTGGATAACACCTGTACTGCCTTGTTACTATGGCGACAGCTGATTGTTCCCATCTATCTAAGCAGGTGTACTGAGCAGCGTTTTCCTTCGGAGCCCACCGTATCTGCTGGCATGCTGTGGTGGGTCCAGCCCCCCTCCTGTCTTCTCCAGTGAGTGTTTTATGCCTCATCAGCAATGCCTCAGCTACTCTCTAAGCATTAGCAGCAGGGTCTCTCATGCTCTCCACAGCTAATTACTGATGCAATGCCAAAGAGCTAATTCTCCGCTCAACTCTGCACAGCTCTATTCATAACCATTCATGGTTGTTAAGGATGGGGAAGAGGGGTGGGTTGTAAGGCTTTTAAGAGTCCCTGGGGCCTCCTATTTTGTACTTGCAAATACACACTTTTAGCTGCGCAAATATGCAGAGCTAATAAAACATCTTGTCTTCTGTCATATTAAGATTATAATTACCAGTTGTGGCTGCTTATTGCTGAGGAAAGCCAATTTGTAGCACTCCATCAGCAAGTTTGGTTGCTGCTCAAAGAATTGTTAGctggaataaaattaaaataaaagaaactccCAGAAACATGCAATATGCACCTGAAATGATTTCCTCAAGtaattcagtttttaaattggttggaatttttttcctttcacgTCATCTGACATTGTAATAAGAACTAGCACTGTATTGCACCCTGAAATCAGCAGTTGTCATAGTTTGGCATTGTCTCATCAAGACTAGAAGTTATTAGTTGCTGGAACCTATGATGCCAAATGTGGAAAAtagcacaaataaataaaagcgcTCATCCCACACGTTCTTTGAGTCCTCTTAGTAGGCTGACACTTTCCCACAGTGCCCAGCAACACAACAATGCCATGTCTAGCCGTGACCAATTGGCACTTTTACTCCACCATCCACACGCGACCTTACTGCAATTTTTCACTGAGGCAATGAACCCCGTTTAGCACAAAAAGCTTGCCTATTTCTTTACAGAAGAGGGTTGGACAAGGAACATCCCCCAGCCATTGTTTGGCTAAAGAGCTTGGATCGCCAACCCCCCTGCTTTCTCTTGTCATTCAACTCTCATTGCCGCCCATTGGAAACTTCTTGACTAGGACATAAAGCATTCAATAAAAGTGACTTTTATAGACTTATTTGAGCTCATCTTCACATACAAACTGGCTTCATACCTGCAACTGAAAAGATTTAGTGTTGGGCCAGTGAGCCATCGAGTAATGGCATTTCCATTGAAGGGATCTATTGTTGGCGTCCTACAGGGCTTTATAGTTGGCCCACTAGGGTAGACACACACGTTGCCCAGGACTGACCTGGTAATAGGGTATTTGAGAGAAAGCCATTGAGTCTCAATAGAGAAGTGAAAAGCATGTCCAAACCTGTTATGTGCTCCCTAGAGGTGGTCTATGTGCAGATTTGTCGTACAGATTAAAAAGGCAACATTGAATAGATAGGATAAATTGTTCCACTTGACTTTTGTTGTGCATGCACCTGTGAGTGAAGTAGCGTGGGATTGCTACTCACAGTTCAGCAAATTCCTTTCTCTCAGATTAAGTGGCTTTCCATTCTCTTTAGTCACCCTCAGTTTGTTAAATTGGacaaatcaggaaaaaaaacctaatCACAAGTGAGTGATAAAGGGAATGACAAAGACATGCAGGATGCATGTTGTAAATGGGAAAGACCTCCAGACGTTTTGATTGCAGACATTGtgacattaatttaaatttatctgAATCATGAAAAACGTGGGAAAAACAACTGACTGTCATCTGAACGCAATAGTTCAAACGAAGGTACAGTATACTTTATTATACAATCatgggtcaaaatattttttcgtCTTTTTGTCTTCCAGAGGGTGCAAATATTCGAATGTGGTCTGCAGATATAAGTCCTAAATCGCGCAGAGGGATCCTCAGGAGGGCCGTGTTCTCTGAGGAACAACGGAAAGAGCTGGAAAAAACTTTTCGGAGACAGAAATACATCAGCAAGACGGACCGGAACAAACTGGCAGCTGATCTCAGTCTGAAGGAGTCACAGGTAACTAAGTATGCATAACCAACCTGATTAATATTTTATGCCATGGCTGTGTGTTTAAGATCCTACTTATACTGCAAACCTCCAAGCAACACCAAACTGAACGGAAATTTCTCTGCTGCTTTAGGTGaagatctggttccagaaccgaCGAATGAAGTGGAGGAACTGTAAGGAGAAGGAGGTTCATAACACTCGCTCGCCGATGGACGAGCTCATGGCCCACGGTCTCGCTCAGGAGGATGAGGAACCATCACAGAATCACACAAACTCAAAAACAGATGGATCACCGCCACAGAAGAACATCAGAGACACATGAATGTGAGGGATGGGAATCAAACTAATAATGTTGTCAAATACACTAAAAGTTGCTACCTTACTGTGAGGGTGTTAGAAATGTTTGGATGGATACATTGTGAAGAATAGCACTGATAGTTATATTAACTTTTCAGTTGATGTAGGCTAACtgctttgttgcatcataaatGGAATTAGGTTCACCTATCTGGTcgatcatctcatttccatttcaCTGGCTTCAGTGAGCAATTTATCGGTGCACTAACAAGACTTTCCAGGAAATATTGTGACTCCATTAAAGGCAGAAATGAGTCATTTCATTTAATGAacctttttatgttttatttagttGACATATTCTGGTCAGCTTTACATGAATTTTTGAGTCAAATTTCTCTTGGtatattttgtaaatatgttttttcatGATCTGAAATGTATAGtttaactgtaaataaatatgaatgaatcCTGACTTCCACATTTCCTATTCTTACGATGCTGGACAGGGGCAACTGCTCACTGCGCCACACACCACCTAAAAGCTTACACTTTACATAAACAAGACGAAAATCAAGACCTAAAAGGCAtagttattttaatttaatttttttttttttttaaacattttaatgctcCATGCTCATAAGAGGGGAAAAAACGTAATTACCTTAACACAACAATCCTCTAAACACGCAATCCTCTAAAACAGATGCACATGTGGAATGCAATCCAACAACATGATAcgaatttaaaaatacagtgtatGCTTTCTATTAAGGAAAGATAAATCTCTATATTGGCTTTCGATCACTATCAACAGTCATTTCCGGCGACAGTGGTGCATTTCAGAATACGTAGATAATTTTTGACTTTGTTTGAGTCTCTGCGGAAGCAGTAGAGAAGATCCTGTTGGCCCATTGTGTTGAGCTCTCCGTGTTTGTAGAAGGAAAAGGTAGAAGAAGGGACCGAAATCTCAGGACTCGCATTATAGCCGATCACTCCCAACAACTTCATCTGGCATGGAAAGATGGAAGCTTTAAATATATGCATAAACATATTAATACAAAGATGCATTTTACTAGTTATATATATCGCTGATATGATAACACAACATATCAATAGTGCATCCTTACCCTCTGAGCCATCTTGGCCACTCCATCTCTTAGCTCATGAACAATATCGCTGATCTCTAGAGCCTTGTTGGAGCTGTAGGGGTTAAAGCCTTGATTCTGATCTTGAGACATGCTTCTGTAAAGCTGTGACATGGGATCACCCCAGGCCCCCAATAGCCTCAGGATTACCTCTGTCAGTTGATCTTTCTGCATATGAAAGGACTGGTTAAGTACTGTAATGTTGTGGTGAgatttaaattttcattcatAAAGATACAAAACTCACCCCTAGCCTTTGAGCATTCTCTTTATCGTCAGGAGTTAGTATGccatgtgtgtggcattttCGTTTTCCAATGAGATTCTTGCTGGGAAAGACATTTTGCTCCTGCAAAGACAGAGACATATCGCATACGGTGAAAGGACAATTGATGGATGACCGGATGTCGAAAAGTGATGGATGGTGATGTTTGACTGACgtcagagaggaaaaaaaacaactcacaaATTCAGAATGCAGATCTCTAGAGATGCCTTGCATTCTTGAGGACTGTTGTATGACTCTGTCGAAGAGATCTGCCAGAGAAAGAGTATGACATCCCGCCTGTCCATAGGCACAGATGGGGGCGGTACCAACCCTCATAGAAAGCTCCAGGTACACCAGTGTTAGAGCTGAAATGCAAACTGATGGAGAAAAGCAAAAGttaataataatgcaaaaaaaacccaacaagtCACCAACTTCATATTTCTTTTGTTGTCTTACCCTTTTTCATGATTCCT
This region of Antennarius striatus isolate MH-2024 chromosome 4, ASM4005453v1, whole genome shotgun sequence genomic DNA includes:
- the LOC137593700 gene encoding prolactin-like — its product is MKKVCISALTLVYLELSMRVGTAPICAYGQAGCHTLSLADLFDRVIQQSSRMQGISRDLHSEFEQNVFPSKNLIGKRKCHTHGILTPDDKENAQRLGKDQLTEVILRLLGAWGDPMSQLYRSMSQDQNQGFNPYSSNKALEISDIVHELRDGVAKMAQRMKLLGVIGYNASPEISVPSSTFSFYKHGELNTMGQQDLLYCFRRDSNKVKNYLRILKCTTVAGNDC